Proteins encoded by one window of Lathyrus oleraceus cultivar Zhongwan6 chromosome 1, CAAS_Psat_ZW6_1.0, whole genome shotgun sequence:
- the LOC127115419 gene encoding protein DETOXIFICATION 16 — protein MKIERKEIIEEAKKQLWLAGPMIFVCVFQNSLQMISLMFVGHLNEEVLLAGASLAISFVNVMGFNVLMGMSSALDTFCGQAYGAKQYHMVGIYTQRAMLATTLVSIPLSIILAYLKPILILLHQDKAIASQAQLFARYSIPSLSANGLLRCLVKFLQTQNITFPMVITSGLTTLIHVVLSWVFIIKFGLGIGGAAITICISNWINVILLAFYVKLSSSCKNTWVALSMESLHNIPQFLRLAFPSAVMVCLESWTFEIMVLLSGALSNPALQTSVLSICVNINGMFWMVPFGVSVAGSTRISNELGAGCPNTAYLAVIVTLFMGLAFGALEFAFLMSVWKVWGKAFSNVRDVVSYVSSMTLIVAVSIFIDSFQTAFQGIARGCGWQKFGAYVNLGSFYLVGIPCSVVFAFVLHMNGQGLFLGLIIALIIQVVCFIIVTWRTDWDKEANKAAIRVGGNGVQVNALPLEEINVAAK, from the exons ATGAAAATAGAGAGAAAAGAAATTATTGAAGAAGCAAAAAAACAACTATGGCTAGCAGGACCAATGATATTTGTGTGTGTGTTTCAAAACAGCTTACAAATGATATCTCTCATGTTTGTTGGACATTTGAATGAGGAAGTGCTTCTTGCTGGTGCTTCTTTAGCTATTTCATTTGTCAATGTCATGGGCTTCAATGTATTG ATGGGTATGTCAAGTGCACTAGACACATTTTGTGGTCAAGCATATGGAGCAAAACAATATCACATGGTTGGAATCTACACACAAAGAGCAATGTTAGCTACCACTCTTGTTAGCATCCCCTTATCAATCATTTTAGCATACTTAAAACCCATTTTGATTCTCCTACATCAAGACAAAGCCATTGCATCACAAGCTCAACTCTTTGCTCGTTACTCTATTCCAAGTCTTTCTGCCAATGGCCTTCTTAGATGCCTTGTTAAATTCCTACAAACACAAAACATTACTTTCCCTATGGTGATTACTAGTGGACTCACTACGTTGATACATGTTGTTCTAAGTTGGGTTTTCATTATCAAATTTGGACTTGGTATTGGAGGAGCTGCTATTACAATCTGTATCTCGAATTGGATTAATGTGATACTATTGGCATTTTACGTCAAGCTATCGTCTTCTTGTAAAAATACTTGGGTTGCTCTTTCAATGGAGTCTCTTCACAACATTCCTCAGTTCCTCAGACTTGCTTTTCCTTCCGCAGTCATGGTTTG TTTGGAATCATGGACATTTGAAATTATGGTGCTTCTTTCTGGTGCTCTTTCTAATCCAGCATTGCAAACTTCAGTGCTTTCTATATG TGTAAATATAAATGGTATGTTCTGGATGGTACCATTTGGAGTTAGTGTTGCTGGAAG TACAAGAATCTCAAACGAACTTGGAGCTGGATGTCCAAACACTGCATATTTAGCCGTAATTGTAACCTTATTCATGGGTTTAGCCTTTGGAGCTCTAGAGTTTGCTTTTCTTATGTCGGTATGGAAAGTTTGGGGCAAGGCTTTCAGCAACGTACGTGATGTAGTCTCTTACGTGTCTTCCATGACACTGATTGTCGCAGTCTCTATCTTTATCGATTCATTTCAAACAGCATTCCAAG GTATTGCTAGAGGATGTGGTTGGCAGAAGTTTGGTGCATATGTTAACCTAGGATCTTTTTATCTTGTGGGAATTCCTTGTTCTGTTGTATTTGCTTTTGTCCTCCACATGAATGGACAG GGACTATTTTTAGGTCTTATAATAGCACTTATTATTCAAGTGGTGTGTTTTATTATCGTCACATGGCGCACCGATTGGGATAAAGAA GCAAATAAGGCTGCAATAAGAGTAGGAGGCAATGGAGTTCAAGTGAATGCACTTCCACTTGAAGAAATTAATGTTGCTGCTAAATAG